The following are encoded together in the Halopiger aswanensis genome:
- a CDS encoding tyrosine-type recombinase/integrase, with translation MSEDQLESIHPTEAFELYLDERRSEVTPNTLQAHRYRIRHFLRWCEKEDITDLNELTGRQLHEYKVWRRKEGDLNNVTVKTQMDTLRVFIKFCESIDAVPSNLHEKVLSPKLNRGDNQSNDILREEEAHSLLDYLYRFEYASFPHVLIRLLWTTGMRIGAAYSLDIEDYHSDDRFLEIRHRESTPLKNKEEGERLVALDPETCEVLSDWINHQRPSSQDDEGREPLLATVYGRAHKNTLRKTVYQWTRPCEYTGTCPHGRGLGECEALNDNQKSPSLCPSSVAPHAIRRGSITYHLTKNVLAEVVSNRMNVSQKVLDIHYDKRSEETKMEQRRRYLEDRPSTRFRRH, from the coding sequence ATGAGCGAAGATCAACTGGAGTCGATCCACCCCACAGAGGCGTTTGAGCTGTATCTTGATGAGCGACGTTCCGAGGTCACTCCAAACACGCTTCAGGCGCATAGATACCGTATCAGGCATTTTCTCCGGTGGTGCGAGAAAGAGGATATCACCGACTTGAATGAGTTGACGGGGCGGCAGCTACATGAGTACAAGGTTTGGCGGCGGAAGGAAGGCGATTTGAACAATGTTACTGTGAAGACGCAGATGGACACTCTCCGTGTCTTCATCAAGTTCTGCGAGTCAATCGACGCAGTCCCCTCTAATCTGCATGAGAAGGTGCTGTCTCCGAAACTTAACCGGGGAGACAACCAGAGTAACGATATCCTCAGAGAAGAGGAGGCACACAGCCTCTTGGACTATCTCTACCGGTTCGAATACGCATCCTTTCCCCATGTCTTGATCCGTCTTCTCTGGACCACAGGAATGCGGATCGGGGCGGCTTATTCACTTGATATCGAGGACTACCACAGCGATGACCGATTTCTCGAGATCCGTCACCGAGAATCAACTCCGTTGAAAAACAAGGAGGAGGGAGAACGTCTCGTCGCATTAGATCCGGAAACCTGTGAAGTCCTCAGTGACTGGATCAACCATCAGCGGCCAAGTTCTCAGGACGATGAAGGACGAGAGCCTTTGTTGGCAACCGTTTATGGACGCGCCCATAAGAACACGCTTCGAAAGACCGTCTACCAATGGACCCGGCCGTGTGAATACACCGGGACTTGCCCTCACGGAAGGGGTCTCGGTGAATGTGAAGCCTTGAACGATAACCAGAAGTCGCCGAGCCTCTGCCCATCCTCAGTTGCACCGCACGCGATCCGCCGGGGTTCTATCACCTACCACCTCACAAAAAATGTTCTAGCCGAGGTCGTCAGCAACCGGATGAACGTCAGTCAGAAAGTCCTGGATATACATTACGATAAGAGGAGTGAAGAAACGAAGATGGAGCAGCGGCGGCGGTACTTGGAGGATCGGCCATCAACACGGTTCCGCCGCCACTGA
- a CDS encoding HalOD1 output domain-containing protein, translated as MEEMGRSISLKVVEKVADREGVDPVDLTPPLHTVVDTEALDSLFQSTSSTERAVGKVEFQYQGYQVQVDSSGEVQIGETVSFAERNGPGTQPTEDTLSD; from the coding sequence ATGGAAGAGATGGGGAGGTCGATCAGTCTCAAAGTTGTTGAGAAAGTTGCTGACCGTGAAGGAGTTGATCCAGTGGATCTTACCCCGCCGCTTCATACGGTCGTCGATACCGAAGCTTTGGACTCTCTGTTCCAATCTACTTCGAGTACAGAGAGGGCAGTTGGAAAGGTTGAGTTCCAGTATCAGGGCTACCAAGTTCAAGTCGATAGCTCCGGAGAGGTACAGATAGGTGAGACGGTTTCCTTTGCAGAACGAAACGGACCAGGGACACAGCCGACCGAAGATACGCTCAGTGACTAA